The Mycolicibacterium mucogenicum DSM 44124 genomic sequence TACTACGCGCGTCGGGCCGCCGGCGGTGTCGGCCTGATCATCACCGAAGGCGTGCGGGTGGGTGACCCGTCGGCAGCCGGCTCGCCGGACATCCCGACGCTCGTGGGCGCCGAGGCGCTCGACGGCTGGCGCAACGTCACCAGCGCGGTGCACCGCCACGGCGCGACCATCGCCGCCCAGGTGTGGCACCAGGGCGCCGAGCGCGGCGACCGCGACGGGGTGGCGCCGGTCAGTCCGTCGGGCGTGAACGGCCACGGTGAGCAGATCGGCCGGGCGCTGGACGCCGACGAGCTCCCCGCCGTCGCGCAGTGGTACGCCGAGGCCGCCCGCAACGCCAAGGAGGTCGGCTTCGACGCCGTCGAACTGCACGGCGCCCATGGCTACCTGCTCGACCAATTCCTGTGGACCAGAACGAATCTGCGCACCGACGAGTACGGCGGCTCGGTCCAGAACCGCACCCGGTTCCCCGCCGAGGTGGTGGCGGCGGTGCGTGCCGCGGTCGGCCCGGACTACCCGATCATCTACCGCTTCTCGCAGTGGAAGGGCACCGACTACAACGCGACGCTGGTCGACGACCCGATGCAGCTGCAGGAACTGCTGGCGCCATTGGTGGATGCCGGTGTCGACGCGCTGCATCCCTCGACGCGTCGGCACTATATGCCGGCGTTCCCCGACGCCGACCCCGCCCTGACCTTGGCCGGCTGGACCAAGAAGGTCACCGGGACGCCCGTCATCACGGTCGGTTCGGTCGGCCTGCAGACCGCATTCCGCTCCGAGAAGCCCGGCCAGGTCATCGAA encodes the following:
- a CDS encoding NADH:flavin oxidoreductase produces the protein MTVDASALFAPLALRNLTVPNRFAMAPMTRQASPGGVPGPDVAEYYARRAAGGVGLIITEGVRVGDPSAAGSPDIPTLVGAEALDGWRNVTSAVHRHGATIAAQVWHQGAERGDRDGVAPVSPSGVNGHGEQIGRALDADELPAVAQWYAEAARNAKEVGFDAVELHGAHGYLLDQFLWTRTNLRTDEYGGSVQNRTRFPAEVVAAVRAAVGPDYPIIYRFSQWKGTDYNATLVDDPMQLQELLAPLVDAGVDALHPSTRRHYMPAFPDADPALTLAGWTKKVTGTPVITVGSVGLQTAFRSEKPGQVIEPGPVDQLVEQFDAGEFDMVAIGRALLADPGWVNRLRSGTLDGFNGYDAATALARLS